In one window of Musa acuminata AAA Group cultivar baxijiao chromosome BXJ3-2, Cavendish_Baxijiao_AAA, whole genome shotgun sequence DNA:
- the LOC103976666 gene encoding LEAF RUST 10 DISEASE-RESISTANCE LOCUS RECEPTOR-LIKE PROTEIN KINASE-like 1.2, whose translation MRAKSLPSFTLILSILVLLISFSRRIKPAAADASETGGCEVSSRCGDAVDISDPFWLSGGDAFCGDPAFEVECTGGLPILANSLGGGSYFIKQIFHRNKSLLVANTQFARGDCPIPHDDSQLGLHDHVDHHFTISTANKVLFLFRNCSEIPPEDHERIRCANDTFAELGESYDFSKPPNWSSECEVVNAPVFPYGAEEESGRTNYEDLLKNGFLVEWWSNPEGCEECRESDGKCGSHHETGDFVCHCPRGWDEPSSCGKRHKNMNKLVIGICVGVGCLVMASFCCFFYYHCSWRRKQQTSFLLSRNVSSHPTSESDLEFGSEQYHTQIFMYEELEGATDGFSTSNVLGDGGFGTVYKGKLRDGRTVAIKRFYKDNYRLVEQFINEVYILSSIRHQNLVTLYGCTSRSSRELLLVYEYVPNGTVADHLHGCRACEGALTWPLRMSIAIETADALSYLHAITPQIIHRDVKTTNILLDRSFHVKVGDFGLSRLFPVNATHVSTAPQGTPGYVDPDYHQCYQLTDKSDVYSFGVMLVELISSKPAVDVSRQSRDINLANMAIDKIQKQELDQLVDPKLWFRSDCNIRTMIERVAGVAFRCLQAEKEMRPPIKEVLEVLKGIEDEGRNGAKGVEADATVNDEDCLLRKKSPPHSPDSVATRWESKSTTPNYSA comes from the exons ATGCGTGCCAAATCATTGCCGAGCTTCACTCTTATCCTCTCCATCCTCGTGCTCTTGATCAGCTTCTCGCGGCGGATAAAACCAGCCGCAGCGGACGCGTCAGAGACGGGAGGGTGCGAGGTCAGCAGCCGCTGCGGAGATGCTGTAGACATTAGCGATCCCTTCTGGCTCAGTGGGGGTGATGCATTCTGTGGCGATCCCGCTTTTGAAGTCGAGTGCACAGGTGGTCTCCCCATTCTGGCGAACTCCTTGGGAGGTGGGTCGTACTTTATCAAACAGATCTTCCACCGTAACAAGTCATTGTTGGTTGCCAACACCCAATTCGCCCGCGGCGACTGCCCGATCCCCCACGACGATTCCCAGTTAGGACTCCATGATCACGTCGACCATCACTTCACGATCAGCACCGCCAACAAAGTGCTCTTCTTGTTTCGTAACTGCTCGGAAATCCCACCCGAGGATCACGAAAGGATACGGTGCGCTAATGATACTTTCGCTGAACTCGGTGAAAGCTATGACTTCTCAAAGCCGCCGAATTGGTCGAGCGAGTGTGAGGTGGTCAATGCACCGGTTTTCCCGTATGGTGCAGAGGAAGAGAGTGGACGCACCAACTACGAGGATCTCCTCAAGAACGGATTTCTGGTGGAATGGTGGTCGAACCCTGAAGGCTGTGAGGAATGCAGAGAGAGCGACGGGAAGTGCGGGTCTCATCACGAAACAGGGGACTTCGTCTGTCACTGCCCACGAGGATGGGATGAACCCAGCAGTTGCG GAAAACGACACaaaaatatgaacaagcttgtaaTAG GAATTTGTGTAGGCGTAGGCTGCTTGGTCATGGCAAGCTTCTGCTGCTTCTTTTATTACCATTGCAGCTGGAGGAGAAAACAGCAAACATCATTTCTGCTATCGCGAAACGTCTCTTCCCATCCAACTTCTGAGAGTGATCTAGAATTCGGCAGCGAACAATACCATACCCAAATCTTCATGTACGAAGAACTGGAGGGTGCCACGGATGGCTTCAGCACCTCAAATGTGCTCGGTGATGGCGGATTTGGCACTGTCTACAAAG GAAAGCTCCGTGATGGTCGAACGGTGGCCATCAAGCGATTCTACAAGGACAACTACAGGCTCGTCGAGCAGTTCATCAACGAGGTCTACATCCTCTCTTCCATCCGCCACCAGAACCTCGTCACCCTGTACGGCTGCACCTCCCGCAGCAGTCGCGAGCTCCTCCTCGTGTACGAGTACGTGCCCAACGGCACCGTCGCAGACCACCTCCATGGCTGCCGTGCATGCGAGGGGGCCCTCACGTGGCCCCTCCGGATGAGCATCGCCATCGAGACAGCCGACGCACTCAGCTACCTCCACGCCATCACGCCCCAAATCATCCACCGAGACGTCAAGACCACCAACATCTTGCTCGACAGGAGCTTCCATGTCAAGGTTGGGGACTTCGGGTTATCCAGGCTTTTCCCGGTCAACGCCACCCACGTATCCACCGCACCACAGGGCACGCCCGGCTACGTCGACCCCGACTACCACCAGTGCTACCAGCTCACCGACAAAAGTGATGTGTACAGCTTCGGGGTGATGCTGGTAGAGCTCATATCTTCCAAGCCTGCTGTGGACGTCAGTAGGCAGAGCCGTGACATCAATTTGGCCAACATGGCCATCGACAAGATCCAAAAGCAAGAACTGGATCAGCTGGTCGATCCAAAGCTCTGGTTTCGGTCGGACTGCAACATAAGGACGATGATCGAGCGGGTGGCTGGAGTAGCGTTCAGGTGCTTGCAAGCGGAGAAGGAGATGAGGCCTCCCATCAAAGAGGTTCTCGAGGTACTGAAAGGGATAGAGGATGAGGGACGCAACGGCGCGAAGGGTGTGGAAGCTGATGCTACAGTAAATGACGAAGACTGCTTGCTGAGGAAGAAGTCGCCGCCACATTCGCCAGACTCTGTTGCAACACGGTGGGAAAGCAAGTCGACGACACCAAACTATAGTGCTTGA
- the LOC135631026 gene encoding LEAF RUST 10 DISEASE-RESISTANCE LOCUS RECEPTOR-LIKE PROTEIN KINASE-like 2.4: MTKSFHEKLGAGGYGSVFKGTLRDGRLVAVKMLMSESKENGAEFMNEVASIGRTSHVNIVSLLGFCLDGHRRALIYEFMANGSLEKYIFSDKPKATLPWGKLFQVAVGVARGLEYLHRGCNSRIVHFDIKPHNILLDEDFSPKISDFGLARLCSQKESIVSVADARGTAGYIAPEVFCRSVGVASTKSDVYSYGMMILEMVGGRKNVKAHADRTSEVYFPHWVYEHVDRGGDLRAYDVTAETGEIARKMILVGLWCIQMVPANRPSMSRVVEMLEGRISDIEKPPKPYLSSPPGSVVNTSS; this comes from the coding sequence ATGACAAAATCTTTTCATGAGAAACTAGGGGCTGGTGGATACGGAAGTGTGTTTAAAGGTACACTTCGAGATGGTCGTTTGGTGGCTGTGAAGATGTTGATGAGCGAGTCCAAAGAGAATGGTGCAGAATTCATGAATGAAGTCGCAAGCATCGGTAGGACGTCGCATGTTAACATTGTTAGTCTGCTTGGCTTTTGTTTAGATGGTCACAGAAGAGCTCTGATTTATGAATTCATGGCCAATGGATCTCTGGAGAAGTACATCTTTTCGGATAAGCCAAAGGCAACTCTTCCTTGGGGCAAATTATTTCAAGTAGCAGTTGGCGTCGCGCGGGGGCTCGAGTACTTGCATCGTGGATGCAACTCTCGCATAGTACATTTTGACATCAAGCCTCACAACATTCTACTGGATGAGGATTTTTCCCCCAAGATATCTGACTTTGGCTTAGCTAGATTGTGCTCTCAGAAGGAATCCATAGTCTCGGTGGCAGATGCAAGAGGAACCGCAGGGTACATTGCACCAGAAGTGTTCTGTAGGAGTGTAGGAGTGGCTTCAACCAAATCCGATGTCTACAGTTACGGAATGATGATCCTGGAAATGGTTGGAGGAAGAAAGAATGTAAAAGCACACGCAGATAGGACCAGTGAGGTGTACTTTCCTCACTGGGTTTACGAGCATGTCGATCGAGGTGGAGATCTTCGAGCTTATGACGTGACAGCTGAAACAGGGGAAATCGCAAGGAAGATGATATTAGTCGGATTGTGGTGCATACAGATGGTGCCAGCGAATCGTCCTTCGATGAGCAGGGTTGTAGAAATGTTGGAAGGAAGAATCAGCGACATAGAAAAGCCACCAAAACCATATCTTTCTTCTCCACCTGGATCGGTCGTCAACACTTCATCCTAG
- the LOC103976669 gene encoding protein PAL OF QUIRKY isoform X2 — protein sequence MTEPAATAISEGGVAPGYAASVDSSPRSRGGDSWDEPFSSSAVAAMSSRLRLMCSYGGRIVPRPTDRALCYLGGETRMVVVDRNSSLADLTAKLSRDLLGGLPFSLKYQLPNEDLDSLISVATDEDLENMIEEFDRISAAAGGGAGGSTRSPRLRLFLFPSMPESEHSSTIGSLLDESKSETWFVDALNSAIGCMGMDGLPRDFSADSASINGILGLEDNSSVHSRSGGGGAHREPEQLGLHRPDSSCKLGRHGHEAHSVPDSLVLDKSSSFGSTSSAPSLSNLPPIPVPTDDRPVDHRIAGLDDHLAHMRLSPDSATSQRPNEGFKEPIYAPQRPPPPNPLPTDSASSPTISATQNFNRVFSDDERSEHAGLRKLPQPPKPTHIGATALDPASRPTYLNPNSDPKTEQLQQQQFHPHLYQQQPQFIPRNPHYIHHPAATMPSYYPTAAHPTQQSPQAHPFDPQLQLYYMPVGHPVPYPLAAVQPNLADPNSVPSSGMLAVPVPGVPTKPDLPPSLYRAAAPGPAPAALQPQLISVPSNQAHAYAGTGYHVMQQPHLSQSPAAMANYGYEVAAASGHPQMYYSQASSHPAHTLQYQTMSSTTVIPDVAASEDSNASRAS from the exons ATGACGGAACCGGCGGCGACGGCCATCTCCGAAGGAGGCGTCGCCCCAGGCTATGCGGCCTCCGTCGACTCCTCCCCTCGCTCTCGAGGCGGCGACTCCTGGGACGAACCGTTCTCTTCGTCTGCCGTCGCGGCGATGTCGTCGCGCCTCCGGCTGATGTGCAGCTACGGAGGCCGCATCGTCCCCCGCCCCACCGACAGGGCCCTCTGTTATCTCGGCGGCGAGACCCGCATGGTCGTCGTCGACCGCAACTCCTCCCTCGCTGACCTCACCGCCAAGCTCTCCCGGGACCTCCTCGGCGGTCTCCCCTTCTCCCTCAAGTACCAGCTCCCCAACGAGGACCTCGACTCCCTCATCTCCGTCGCCACCGACGAGGACCTCGAGAACATGATCGAGGAGTTCGATCGCATCTCTGCCGCCGCGGGCGGCGGCGCCGGCGGCTCGACCCGTTCCCCCCGACTCCGGCTGTTCCTGTTCCCGTCGATGCCGGAGTCGGAGCATTCGTCCACGATCGGGTCGTTGTTGGACGAGTCAAAGTCGGAGACGTGGTTCGTCGACGCCCTCAATAGCGCGATTGGCTGCATGGGCATGGATGGCCTCCCCCGTGACTTCTCCGCGGACTCCGCTTCCATCAACGGCATCCTCGGCCTCGAGGACAACTCCTCCGTTCACTctcgcagcggcggcggcggcgcccacCGGGAGCCAGAGCAACTCGGTCTCCACCGCCCGGACTCGTCGTGCAAGCTCGGCCGCCATGGCCATGAGGCTCACTCTGTCCCCGATTCGCTAGTGCTCGATAAGTCTTCCTCCTTCGGGTCCACCTCTTCGGCTCCATCCCTCTCTAATCTCCCACCTATCCCTGTCCCCACAGATGACCGCCCCGTGGATCACCGCATCGCCGGCCTTGACGACCACTTGGCCCACATGCGCCTCTCACCCGACTCGGCCACCAGCCAGAGACCTAACGAGGGTTTCAAAGAACCAATCTATGCACCCCAGCGGCCACCTCCGCCTAACCCTCTCCCGACTGACTCTGCTTCCTCTCCTACCATCTCCGCCACTCAAAACTTCAATAGGGTCTTCTCCGATGACGAGAGGTCCGAGCACGCTGGGCTCCGTAAGCTACCGCAACCTCCAAAACCCACCCACATCGGTGCTACCGCCTTGGATCCAGCGTCAAG GCCTACGTACTTGAATCCGAATTCTGATCCGAAG ACGGAGCAACTCCAGCAGCAACAATTCCATCCCCACCTATATCAACAGCAACCACAGTTCATTCCCAGGAATCCCCACTACATCCACCACCCAGCGGCCACCATGCCTTCCTACTACCCTACTGCAGCCCATCCGACGCAGCAATCGCCGCAAGCGCATCCATTCGACCCCCAGCTTCAATTGTACTACATGCCTGTTGGTCACCCCGTGCCATATCCTTTGGCTGCAGTTCAGCCCAATTTGGCGGATCCCAATTCCGTACCATCATCTGGAATGCTGGCTGTGCCAGTTCCGGGAGTTCCGACGAAGCCTGACTTGCCGCCGAGTTTGTACAGGGCAGCTGCCCCGGGACCTGCACCTGCTGCATTGCAGCCACAACTGATCTCTGTACCTTCCAACCAAGCTCATGCCTATGCCGGAACAGGGTATCATGTAATGCAGCAACCCCACCTTTCTCAGTCCCCTGCAGCAATGGCTAATTATGGTTATGAAGTCGCTGCTGCTTCTGGGCATCCCCAGATGTACTACTCTCAGGCCTCTTCACATCCGGCACACACCTTGCAGTATCAGACAATGAGCTCCACAACTGTAATTCCTGATGTGGCTGCTTCCGAAGATTCGAACGCATCCCGAGCATCATGA
- the LOC135631494 gene encoding uncharacterized protein LOC135631494: MVRKRSPIVRKALDLIALSFSTRVAKVRRPIARKLLLLKRTKRFNLLRHYNYAFIAEYEFSPSNSPLFRRPCAPPKKRSRFLSLLCGGDGAESVAEGGVFQDELEMLSPGGAFRDELLYDDDGIGRELSREFSEYGDEEDGTVDQRAERFIEKFYEEIRNQRRESDAAREHAI; this comes from the coding sequence ATGGTGAGAAAGAGGAGCCCCATCGTCAGGAAGGCGTTGGACCTCATCGCCCTCAGCTTCAGTACCCGCGTGGCCAAGGTCAGGCGGCCCATCGCCCGGAAGCTGCTGCTCCTCAAGCGGACCAAAAGGTTCAACCTCCTCCGGCACTACAACTACGCCTTCATCGCGGAGTACGAGTTCTCGCCCTCCAACTCCCCGCTCTTCCGCCGCCCTTGTGCCccgccgaagaagaggagccgctTTCTGTCGCTGCTTTGCGGCGGCGATGGCGCGGAGTCTGTCGCGGAGGGTGGCGTGTTCCAGGATGAGCTCGAGATGCTGTCGCCCGGCGGAGCTTTTCGGGACGAGCTTCTGTACGATGACGATGGAATCGGAAGAGAACTCTCTCGTGAGTTCTCGGAGTACGGTGATGAAGAGGACGGGACCGTGGATCAGAGAGCAGAGAGGTTTATAGAGAAGTTCTACGAGGAAATCAGGAATCAAAGGCGGGAGTCTGATGCAGCACGCGAACATGCTATTTGA
- the LOC103976817 gene encoding uncharacterized protein LOC103976817 has translation MESSGWAGVSPRISFSHDLTQADISGGDDHRLDLSLPLDVSASSDFDFVLGADIFSHDSSLADDLFSDGKLLALPIKNPPSSSSAASPSSLPSASAADPPAAPKPASARRRKRGSLREIMASCSEGGVGIGRPSPRRSSSLNCGDSRRSLCPFPLLRSKSSGSMPMNPSSSKHCDNSSINTIASFSSPFTELFRKGSKEPKTRVYYYSGSSRRSHGNAVRISPIINVPTPSSMSIFSFLLCKHGDKNMAKSSAVTCYP, from the coding sequence ATGGAGAGCTCGGGATGGGCGGGAGTGAGCCCAAGGATCTCCTTCTCCCACGACCTCACCCAGGCCGACATCTCCGGCGGCGACGATCACCGCCTCGATCTTTCACTTCCACTGGATGTATCCGCGTCCTCCGACTTCGACTTCGTCCTCGGCGCAGACATCTTCTCCCACGACTCCTCCCTCGCCGACGACCTCTTCTCCGACGGCAAACTCCTCGCCTTACCCATCAAGAATCccccatcctcctcctccgccgcctcccCGTCGTCGCTGCCGTCAGCATCAGCAGCCGATCCACCTGCAGCGCCGAAGCCGGCGAGCGCACGCAGGAGGAAGCGCGGCAGCCTTCGGGAGATCATGGCGAGCTGTAGCGAGGGCGGCGTCGGCATCGGAAGGCCCTCCCCCCGCAGGAGCAGCAGCCTCAACTGCGGAGACAGCAGGAGAAGCCTTTGTCCGTTCCCTTTGCTGCGGAGCAAGTCCTCGGGCTCGATGCCGATGAACCCATCGAGCAGTAAGCACTGCGACAATTCCAGCATCAACACGATTGCCAGTTTTAGCAGCCCGTTCACGGAGTTGTTCAGGAAAGGCTCAAAGGAACCGAAGACCAGAGTCTACTATTACTCGGGGAGCTCGCGACGGTCACACGGGAATGCGGTGAGAATCAGTCCGATCATAAACGTGCCGACGCCGAGCAGTATGAGCATATTTAGCTTTCTACTTTGCAAGCATGGGGACAAGAACATGGCCAAGAGCTCAGCTGTTACCTGTTACCCGTAG
- the LOC103976664 gene encoding uncharacterized protein LOC103976664 produces the protein MVISAETTPRRPDTAVASSAAVTEATPPRGEAQGSLLHHFSFPILNTWGNHSALRCMSVNGKEEIVAGGGRRSTASPVETPESRIRASETGPGDDPRIEEVREKLMAHLREAADRMNLVVQLLPKGGADEAEPAPKARLDPQAEAVPAALPWNLRTRRGAARAPMEIQRHLSLRPQAVWRRSEDAERRERPKFSISLTREEIEEDIYAMTGCRAPRRPRKRAKVIQNQLDSLFPGSWLSEITADSYRVPD, from the exons ATGGTCATCTCGGCGGAGACGACACCACGGCGACCGGATACCGCAGTGGCCTCGTCGGCGGCGGTGACGGAAGCTACGCCCCCTCGAGGGGAGGCGCAGGGTAGCCTCCTCCACCACTTTTCCTTCCCCATCTTGAACACGTGGGGGAACCACAGCGCGCTACGTTGCATGAGCGTGAACGGCAAGGAGGAGATCGTCGCTGGTGGCGGACGGAGATCGACGGCGTCCCCCGTGGAAACGCCAGAATCGCGGATCCGTGCCTCTGAGACTGGCCCCGGCGACGACCCTAGGATAGAGGAGGTCAGGGAGAAGCTTATGGCTCACCTTCGTGAGGCGGCGGACCGGATGAACCTGGTGGTCCAGCTTCTGCCGAAAGGTGGGGCCGACGAGGCGGAGCCGGCGCCAAAGGCGAGGTTGGATCCCCAGGCCGAGGCGGTGCCGGCGGCGCTTCCCTGGAATCTGAGGACGAGGCGAGGAGCCGCGAGGGCTCCGATGGAAATCCAGCGGCACCTAAGCTTGCGCCCGCAAGCGGTGTGGCGCAGGTCGGAGGACGCCGAGCGGCGGGAGCGGCCCAAGTTTTCGATCTCGCTCACCAGAGAAGAGATCGAGGAGGACATATACGCGATGACGGGGTGCAGAGCTCCCCGGCGGCCAAGAAAGCGGGCGAAGGTCATCCAAAACCAGCTCGAC tcGTTGTTCCCCGGGTCGTGGCTGTCGGAGATCACCGCCGATTCCTACAGGGTTCCTGATTAG
- the LOC103976669 gene encoding protein PAL OF QUIRKY isoform X1 has protein sequence MTEPAATAISEGGVAPGYAASVDSSPRSRGGDSWDEPFSSSAVAAMSSRLRLMCSYGGRIVPRPTDRALCYLGGETRMVVVDRNSSLADLTAKLSRDLLGGLPFSLKYQLPNEDLDSLISVATDEDLENMIEEFDRISAAAGGGAGGSTRSPRLRLFLFPSMPESEHSSTIGSLLDESKSETWFVDALNSAIGCMGMDGLPRDFSADSASINGILGLEDNSSVHSRSGGGGAHREPEQLGLHRPDSSCKLGRHGHEAHSVPDSLVLDKSSSFGSTSSAPSLSNLPPIPVPTDDRPVDHRIAGLDDHLAHMRLSPDSATSQRPNEGFKEPIYAPQRPPPPNPLPTDSASSPTISATQNFNRVFSDDERSEHAGLRKLPQPPKPTHIGATALDPASRPTYLNPNSDPKVSSDLSYRDPLPTDAPGHVLPVMQTEQLQQQQFHPHLYQQQPQFIPRNPHYIHHPAATMPSYYPTAAHPTQQSPQAHPFDPQLQLYYMPVGHPVPYPLAAVQPNLADPNSVPSSGMLAVPVPGVPTKPDLPPSLYRAAAPGPAPAALQPQLISVPSNQAHAYAGTGYHVMQQPHLSQSPAAMANYGYEVAAASGHPQMYYSQASSHPAHTLQYQTMSSTTVIPDVAASEDSNASRAS, from the exons ATGACGGAACCGGCGGCGACGGCCATCTCCGAAGGAGGCGTCGCCCCAGGCTATGCGGCCTCCGTCGACTCCTCCCCTCGCTCTCGAGGCGGCGACTCCTGGGACGAACCGTTCTCTTCGTCTGCCGTCGCGGCGATGTCGTCGCGCCTCCGGCTGATGTGCAGCTACGGAGGCCGCATCGTCCCCCGCCCCACCGACAGGGCCCTCTGTTATCTCGGCGGCGAGACCCGCATGGTCGTCGTCGACCGCAACTCCTCCCTCGCTGACCTCACCGCCAAGCTCTCCCGGGACCTCCTCGGCGGTCTCCCCTTCTCCCTCAAGTACCAGCTCCCCAACGAGGACCTCGACTCCCTCATCTCCGTCGCCACCGACGAGGACCTCGAGAACATGATCGAGGAGTTCGATCGCATCTCTGCCGCCGCGGGCGGCGGCGCCGGCGGCTCGACCCGTTCCCCCCGACTCCGGCTGTTCCTGTTCCCGTCGATGCCGGAGTCGGAGCATTCGTCCACGATCGGGTCGTTGTTGGACGAGTCAAAGTCGGAGACGTGGTTCGTCGACGCCCTCAATAGCGCGATTGGCTGCATGGGCATGGATGGCCTCCCCCGTGACTTCTCCGCGGACTCCGCTTCCATCAACGGCATCCTCGGCCTCGAGGACAACTCCTCCGTTCACTctcgcagcggcggcggcggcgcccacCGGGAGCCAGAGCAACTCGGTCTCCACCGCCCGGACTCGTCGTGCAAGCTCGGCCGCCATGGCCATGAGGCTCACTCTGTCCCCGATTCGCTAGTGCTCGATAAGTCTTCCTCCTTCGGGTCCACCTCTTCGGCTCCATCCCTCTCTAATCTCCCACCTATCCCTGTCCCCACAGATGACCGCCCCGTGGATCACCGCATCGCCGGCCTTGACGACCACTTGGCCCACATGCGCCTCTCACCCGACTCGGCCACCAGCCAGAGACCTAACGAGGGTTTCAAAGAACCAATCTATGCACCCCAGCGGCCACCTCCGCCTAACCCTCTCCCGACTGACTCTGCTTCCTCTCCTACCATCTCCGCCACTCAAAACTTCAATAGGGTCTTCTCCGATGACGAGAGGTCCGAGCACGCTGGGCTCCGTAAGCTACCGCAACCTCCAAAACCCACCCACATCGGTGCTACCGCCTTGGATCCAGCGTCAAG GCCTACGTACTTGAATCCGAATTCTGATCCGAAGGTCTCTTCTGATCTTAGCTATCGTGATCCATTGCCTACTGATGCTCCCGGTCATGTATTACCTGTTATGCAGACGGAGCAACTCCAGCAGCAACAATTCCATCCCCACCTATATCAACAGCAACCACAGTTCATTCCCAGGAATCCCCACTACATCCACCACCCAGCGGCCACCATGCCTTCCTACTACCCTACTGCAGCCCATCCGACGCAGCAATCGCCGCAAGCGCATCCATTCGACCCCCAGCTTCAATTGTACTACATGCCTGTTGGTCACCCCGTGCCATATCCTTTGGCTGCAGTTCAGCCCAATTTGGCGGATCCCAATTCCGTACCATCATCTGGAATGCTGGCTGTGCCAGTTCCGGGAGTTCCGACGAAGCCTGACTTGCCGCCGAGTTTGTACAGGGCAGCTGCCCCGGGACCTGCACCTGCTGCATTGCAGCCACAACTGATCTCTGTACCTTCCAACCAAGCTCATGCCTATGCCGGAACAGGGTATCATGTAATGCAGCAACCCCACCTTTCTCAGTCCCCTGCAGCAATGGCTAATTATGGTTATGAAGTCGCTGCTGCTTCTGGGCATCCCCAGATGTACTACTCTCAGGCCTCTTCACATCCGGCACACACCTTGCAGTATCAGACAATGAGCTCCACAACTGTAATTCCTGATGTGGCTGCTTCCGAAGATTCGAACGCATCCCGAGCATCATGA
- the LOC135631641 gene encoding LEAF RUST 10 DISEASE-RESISTANCE LOCUS RECEPTOR-LIKE PROTEIN KINASE-like 1.2, giving the protein MRAKSLPSFTLILSILVLLISFSRRIKPAAADGSETGGCEVSSRCGDAVDISDPFWLSGGDAFCGDPAFEVECTGGLPILANSLGGGSYFIKQIFHRNKSLLVANTQFARGDCPIPHDDSQLGLHDHVDHHFTISTANKVLFLFRNCSEIPPEDHERIRCANDTLAELGESYDYSKPPNWSSECEVVNAPVFPYGAEEESGRTNYEDLLKNGFLVEWWSNPEGCEECRESDGKCGSHHETGDFVCHCPRGWDEPSSCEVTPLPFLVGVLD; this is encoded by the exons ATGCGTGCCAAATCATTGCCGAGCTTCACTCTTATCCTCTCCATCCTCGTGCTCTTGATCAGCTTCTCGCGGCGGATAAAACCAGCCGCTGCGGACGGGTCAGAGACGGGAGGGTGCGAGGTCAGCAGCCGCTGCGGAGATGCTGTAGACATTAGCGATCCCTTCTGGCTCAGTGGGGGTGATGCATTCTGTGGCGATCCCGCTTTTGAAGTCGAGTGCACAGGTGGTCTCCCCATTCTGGCGAACTCCTTGGGAGGAGGGTCGTACTTTATCAAACAGATCTTCCACCGTAACAAGTCATTGTTGGTTGCCAACACCCAATTCGCCCGCGGCGACTGCCCGATCCCCCACGACGATTCCCAGTTAGGACTCCATGATCACGTCGACCATCACTTCACGATCAGCACCGCCAACAAAGTGCTCTTCTTGTTTCGTAACTGCTCGGAAATCCCACCCGAGGATCACGAAAGGATACGGTGCGCTAATGATACTTTGGCTGAACTCGGTGAAAGCTATGACTACTCAAAGCCGCCGAATTGGTCGAGCGAGTGTGAGGTGGTCAATGCACCGGTTTTCCCGTATGGTGCAGAGGAAGAGAGTGGACGCACCAACTACGAGGATCTCCTCAAGAACGGATTTCTGGTGGAATGGTGGTCGAACCCTGAAGGCTGTGAGGAATGCAGAGAGAGCGACGGGAAGTGCGGGTCTCATCACGAAACAGGGGACTTCGTCTGTCACTGCCCACGAGGATGGGATGAACCCAGCAGTTGCG AGGTTACTCCTCTGCCGTTTCTTGTGGGGGTTTTAGACTAG
- the LOC103976663 gene encoding uncharacterized protein LOC103976663 has protein sequence MVIAYGEDEDGPAASSPPPQPPPSGLSRSRLHNFTFPTSSWGSHRTLRCSNLPFGGDPDNAGSVVPAVDQNSRASRRRPLSPPDKSFLLQKQSARFRDSKEGEVGRREEAEAERCFSLPAAAEAETAVIAKPWNLRTRRAACNAPSENGEYLYPVLASGSSSLFEAEKSCPAAEMMKRKASGSENGERQKFSVSLSRDEIEQDIWAIKGRKLPRRPKKRLRIVQRQLDLLFPGLWLSEVTPETYRIDE, from the exons ATGGTGATCGCCTACGGAGAAGACGAAGACGGCCCCGCTGCCTCGTCCCCTCCCCCGCAGCCGCCGCCGTCGGGCCTCTCCCGGTCGAGACTGCACAATTTCACTTTCCCTACCAGCAGCTGGGGCTCCCATCGCACCCTCCGTTGCTCCAACCTCCCCTTCGGCGGCGATCCCGACAACGCCGGATCGGTGGTTCCCGCTGTCGATCAGAACAGCCGGGCGAGCAGGAGGCGGCCGCTGTCCCCTCCGGATAAATCCTTTCTCCTGCAGAAGCAGTCCGCGAGGTTCAGGGACTCGAAGGAGGGGGAAGTGGGACGACGGGAGGAAGCGGAGGCCGAGAGGTGCTTTTCTTTGCCTGCTGCTGCGGAGGCGGAGACTGCGGTAATCGCCAAGCCGTGGAATCTGAGGACCCGGAGGGCGGCGTGTAATGCTCCGTCTGAGAACGGGGAGTACCTCTACCCTGTCTTGGCTTCCGGGTCCTCGTCGCTTTTCGAGGCAGAGAAGAGCTGCCCCGCGGCGGAGATGATGAAGAGGAAAGCCAGCGGATCGGAGAATGGGGAACGCCAGAAATTCTCGGTATCACTATCTCGGGACGAGATTGAACAGGACATTTGGGCGATTAAGGGGAGAAAGCTTCCCCGGAGGCCAAAGAAGAGACTTCGAATCGTGCAGCGACAGCTCGAT TTGCTTTTTCCTGGATTGTGGTTGTCGGAGGTAACTCCAGAAACATACAGGATCGATGAATGA